A stretch of the Leguminivora glycinivorella isolate SPB_JAAS2020 chromosome 2, LegGlyc_1.1, whole genome shotgun sequence genome encodes the following:
- the LOC125235088 gene encoding S-methyl-5'-thioadenosine phosphorylase — MGDSKKIKIGIIGGSGFDDPTLFEEQTEHFENTPFGEPSDALIEGKVKGVPCVLLARHGRRHQFQPSDVNYRANIWALKQRGCTHILATTATGSLQEDYRPGDLVVLDDFIDRTWGRKCTFYDRTEGGPRGVCHLPQRPAFCTRARAALVQAAKARGYSCHETGTAVVIQGPRFSSRAESLMHRQWGGHLVNMTTVPEVVLAKEVGLSYAAVALVTDYDCWRDNETAVSVSEVLATFARNVQKAADVVLDAVQILAADTDHSYLDGHQEMVSSSIMLKE; from the exons ATGGGCGATTCGAAGAAAATCAAG ATCGGAATTATCGGCGGCTCGGGTTTCGATGACCCGACCCTATTCGAAGAGCAAACCGAGCACTTTGAGAACACGCCCTTCGGGGAGCCTTCGGACGCGCTCATCGAGGGCAAAGTGAAGGGAGTACCCTGCGTGCTGCTGGCACGACATGGGAGGAGGCACCAGTTCCAGCCCAG CGACGTGAACTACCGCGCCAACATCTGGGCGCTGAAGCAACGCGGCTGCACCCACATCCTCGCTACTACTGCCACCGGCTCGCTGCAGGAAGACTACCGCCCGGGAGACCTTGTGGTCCTGGATGATTTTATAGACAG AACATGGGGCCGTAAATGCACGTTCTACGACCGCACGGAGGGCGGCCCACGCGGCGTGTGCCACCTGCCGCAGCGACCCGCGTTTTGTACGCGCGCGCGAGCGGCCCTCGTGCAGGCGGCGAAGGCACGAGGGTACAGCTGCCATGAGACCGGCACCGCTGTCGTTATACAGGGGCCAAG GTTTTCTAGTCGCGCCGAAAGCCTGATGCACCGGCAGTGGGGTGGACATCTCGTCAATATGACCACGGTGCCTGAG GTGGTGTTGGCTAAGGAAGTTGGCCTGAGCTACGCAGCCGTCGCCCTCGTTACTGACTATGACTGCTGGAGGGACAATGAAACTGCT GTGTCGGTGAGCGAGGTGCTGGCCACGTTCGCGCGCAACGTGCAGAAAGCGGCCGACGTAGTGCTGGACGCCGTGCAGATTCTCGCCGCAGACACGGACCATAGCTACCTGGACGGTCATCAG GAGATGGTTTCATCGTCAATTATGCTGAAGGAGTAA
- the LOC125235095 gene encoding LOW QUALITY PROTEIN: cytochrome c oxidase assembly factor 7 homolog (The sequence of the model RefSeq protein was modified relative to this genomic sequence to represent the inferred CDS: inserted 1 base in 1 codon) — protein sequence MAYDLKQEDDVKDYIENLGIEYRFGCYKEXKPEVCHLLGDYLEAIKKDFDKAAKVFKSNCVDYKFGKSCLKYGNYCLVGRGKEKGDPAEALTYFEKGCELGEPSACLHAGMMLTATGPNVTIKRDVPKGYNYLKKSCDQNDNMACHYLCGMYISGVPKNVADYNPHNPAKNKNIEYLIKPDMKQAFEFAKKACENGNMYGCANVSMMYKKGDGVEQNADESKRFFQIAQELQQAHETTKELKFQQGLEK from the exons ATGGCTTATGACTTAAAACAAGAAGATGATGTGAAGGACTACATTGAGAACCTTGGGATCGAATACCGTTTCGGTTGTTACAAAG AAAAACCAGAAGTATGTCATTTGTTGGGAGATTATTTAGAGGCGATCAAAAAAGATTTTGACAAAGCGGCTAAAGTTTTTAAAAGCAATTGCGTGGATTATAAGTTTGGGAAATCATGTTTAAAGTACGGGAATTACTGTCTCGTGGGGAGGGGGAAGGAGAAAGGGGACCCCGCAGAAGCTCTAACCTATTTCGAGAAAGGCTGCGAACTCGGCGAGCCTTCGGCATGTCTGCACGCGGGGATGATGCTGACCGCCACTGGACCCAATGTTACCATAAAACGAGATGTACCTAAAG GTTACAATTATCTAAAGAAAAGCTGCGATCAAAATGACAACATGGCCTGCCACTATCTCTGCGGCATGTACATCAGCGGAGTCCCCAAAAACGTAGCAGATTACAACCCACACAACCCCgccaaaaacaaaaacatagaATACCTCATAAAGCCGGACATGAAACAAGCATTTGAATTTGCTAAGAAAGCCTGTGAGAACGGAAACATGTATGGCTGTGCCAACGTCAGCATGATGTACAAAAAGGGGGATGGAGTGGAACAGAACGCAGACGAATCAAAGAGGTTCTTCCAGATCGCACAAGAACTTCAACAGGCGCATGAGACAACCAAGGAACTTAAGTTCCAACAGGGGTTGGAGAAGTAA
- the LOC125240859 gene encoding heme oxygenase 1 translates to MSGNVELFTTRMRKATRKIHSVSDALVNAKFAISLRDEAVWGGGLFVFYHIFAFLEDAKERLNMPDYNKLFVHKTLYRKAAFEADLAHYLGEDWQSTPRSTALDSYLEHLQELEKDTPQLLMAYVYHLYMGLLSGGQILAKKRKMFGEKTNSEVYTDQVTDFTDIDIPKLKNEFRTAMNEIAAKMTPEEQQAFLDESGQVFLMNNLIVNSVAGQNQVLSVMLFKASAVFLAILGAVLAYKMHK, encoded by the exons atgtcgGGAAACGTAGAACTTTTTACCACTCGAATGAGGAAAGCAACACGAAAAATCCACTCGGTTAGCGATGCCTTGGTCAATGCTAAGTTCGCAATTT CTCTGCGTGATGAGGCAGTTTGGGGCGGAGGACTTTTTGTCTTTTACCACATCTTTGCTTTCCTAGAAGATGCCAAGGAAAGGCTGAACATGCCTGATTATAACAAGCTCTTTGTGCACAAAACCCTTTACAG GAAAGCTGCATTTGAAGCAGACTTAGCACACTACCTTGGTGAAGACTGGCAATCCACGCCTCGCTCAACAGCACTGGACAGCTATCTAGAGCACCTGCAGGAGCTGGAGAAAGACACCCCACAGCTGCTGATGGCGTATGTGTACCACCTGTATATGGGGCTGCTGAGCGGTGGACAGATACTGGCTAAGAAGCGGAAGATGTTTGGAGAAA AAACCAACTCCGAAGTCTACACTGACCAAGTGACAGACTTCACCGACATTGACATCCCCAAGCTAAAGAACGAGTTCCGCACTGCCATGAACGAGATCGCCGCCAAGATGACGCCGGAGGAGCAGCAGGCTTTCCTGGACGAAAGCGGCCAAGTCTTCCTCATGAACAACCTGATTGTCAACTCGGTTGCTGGACAGAATCAGGTTCTCAGCGTCATGTTGTTTAAGGCCTCTGCTGTGTTTTTAGCGATTTTAGGTGCGGTGCTAGCATATAAAATGCATaagtaa